From a region of the Theobroma cacao cultivar B97-61/B2 chromosome 8, Criollo_cocoa_genome_V2, whole genome shotgun sequence genome:
- the LOC18591283 gene encoding ent-kaurene oxidase, chloroplastic isoform X2, producing MRFQICYYGLGAEVPGLPIVGNLLQLKEKKPHKTFTKWAEIYGPIFSIRTGASSVVVINSPETAKEAMVTRYSSISTRKLSNALKILTFDKCMVATSDYGEFHKMAKRYLLTNTLGANAQRRHRHHRDAMIENISSQLHALVNNDPLRAVNFRKTFESELFGLAMKQALGEDVQSIYVEELGTTFSREEIHKVLVIDMMEGAIDVDWRDFFPYLKWFPNKSFEMKIQQKHIRRMALMNALIKEQMKRIDSGEEVNCYLDYLLSEAKTLAKEQLAMLLWETIIETADTTLVTTEWAMYQLAKDPTRQDRLYHELEKVCGSNKVKEENFSQLRYLDAVFHETLRKHSPAPLVPLRYVHEDTQIGGYYIPAGSEIAVNIYGCNMDKNHWENPEEWNPERFLDKKYDPLDLHKTMAFGAGKRACAGSLQAMLLACAAIGRLVQEFEWRLNDGEEEKVDTVGLTSQKLHPLLAILKPRN from the exons ATGAGATTTCAGATTTGTTATTATGGGCTTGGTGCAGAGGTACCCGGGCTACCGATTGTAGGAAATTTGCTGCAGCTGAAAGAGAAGAAACCTCACAAGACATTCACAAAATGGGCAGAGATATATGGACCAATCTTTTCTATCAGAACCGGGGCTTCTTCTGTTGTTGTTATCAATTCTCCAGAGACAGCCAAAGAG GCCATGGTGACTAGGTATTCATCCATTTCAACAAGGAAGCTATCCAACGCCCTGAAGATTCTGACTTTTGATAAATGTATGGTTGCAACAAGTGACTATGGCGAGTTTCACAAGATGGCGAAACGATATTTACTAACAAATACTCTCGGTGCAAATGCTCAG AGACGACACCGACACCATAGGGACGCTATGATCGAGAACATATCAAGTCAATTGCATGCTTTGGTGAATAATGATCCTCTCCGAGCTGTCAACTTCAGGAAAACATTCGAGTCTGAACTTTTTGGATTGGCAATGAAGCAA GCTCTAGGAGAGGATGTGCAATCAATTTATGTGGAGGAGCTTGGTACTACTTTTTCGAGAGAAGAGATACATAAAGTTTTGGTCATTGACATGATGGAGGGTGCAATTGACGTAGATTGGAGAGATTTCTTCCCGTACTTGAAATGGTTTCCTAACAAAAGTTTTGAGATGAAAATCCAGCAAAAGCATATCAGGAGGATGGCATTGATGAATGCCCTGATCAAGGAGCAGATGAAACGAATTGATTCAGGGGAG GAAGTCAATTGTTATCTTGATTACTTGTTATCTGAAGCAAAGACGCTTGCAAAAGAGCAATTAGCAATGTTGCTCTGGGAGACAATTATTGAAACAGCAGATACTACTTTGGTCACAACAGAGTGGGCCATGTATCAGCTTGCTAAAGATCCAACCCGGCAG GATCGTCTCTATCATGAACTGGAAAAGGTTTGTGGTTCTAACAAAGTTAAGGAGGAAAACTTTTCGCAACTCCGATACTTGGATGCCGTTTTCCATGAGACCCTCAGGAAGCACAGTCCAGCTCCTCTAGTTCCTTTAAGATATGTACATGAAGATACCCAAATAGGAGGGTACTATATACCAGCTGGAAGTGAG ATTGCTGTTAACATCTATGGCTGTAACATGGACAAGAATCACTGGGAAAACCCCGAAGAGTGGAATCCTGAGAGGTTTCTTGATAAGAAATACGACCCTTTGGATTTGCACAAGACAATGGCCTTTGGAGCGGGAAAGAGGGCATGCGCAGGTTCTCTTCAGGCGATGTTGCTGGCTTGTGCAGCAATTGGTAGGTTAGTGCAGGAATTTGAGTGGAGACTGAACGATGGAGAAGAGGAGAAAGTTGATACAGTTGGGCTGACCTCTCAGAAGCTGCATCCACTGCTTGCAATCCTAAAACCCAGAAATTAA
- the LOC18591283 gene encoding ent-kaurene oxidase, chloroplastic isoform X1: MITMARIIQYIQTMSFINTVAVVGLSFLFFLVFLKRFVLSSRKMGSTSLPIVPEVPGLPIVGNLLQLKEKKPHKTFTKWAEIYGPIFSIRTGASSVVVINSPETAKEAMVTRYSSISTRKLSNALKILTFDKCMVATSDYGEFHKMAKRYLLTNTLGANAQRRHRHHRDAMIENISSQLHALVNNDPLRAVNFRKTFESELFGLAMKQALGEDVQSIYVEELGTTFSREEIHKVLVIDMMEGAIDVDWRDFFPYLKWFPNKSFEMKIQQKHIRRMALMNALIKEQMKRIDSGEEVNCYLDYLLSEAKTLAKEQLAMLLWETIIETADTTLVTTEWAMYQLAKDPTRQDRLYHELEKVCGSNKVKEENFSQLRYLDAVFHETLRKHSPAPLVPLRYVHEDTQIGGYYIPAGSEIAVNIYGCNMDKNHWENPEEWNPERFLDKKYDPLDLHKTMAFGAGKRACAGSLQAMLLACAAIGRLVQEFEWRLNDGEEEKVDTVGLTSQKLHPLLAILKPRN; this comes from the exons ATGATCACCATGGCACGTATCATTCAGTATATACAAACTATGTCCTTTATCAACACCGTCGCTGTTGTTGGCCTatctttcttgttcttcttggTTTTCCTTAAAAGATTTGTGCTATCGAGTCGCAAGATGGGATCTACCAGCCTTCCAATTGTCCCAG AGGTACCCGGGCTACCGATTGTAGGAAATTTGCTGCAGCTGAAAGAGAAGAAACCTCACAAGACATTCACAAAATGGGCAGAGATATATGGACCAATCTTTTCTATCAGAACCGGGGCTTCTTCTGTTGTTGTTATCAATTCTCCAGAGACAGCCAAAGAG GCCATGGTGACTAGGTATTCATCCATTTCAACAAGGAAGCTATCCAACGCCCTGAAGATTCTGACTTTTGATAAATGTATGGTTGCAACAAGTGACTATGGCGAGTTTCACAAGATGGCGAAACGATATTTACTAACAAATACTCTCGGTGCAAATGCTCAG AGACGACACCGACACCATAGGGACGCTATGATCGAGAACATATCAAGTCAATTGCATGCTTTGGTGAATAATGATCCTCTCCGAGCTGTCAACTTCAGGAAAACATTCGAGTCTGAACTTTTTGGATTGGCAATGAAGCAA GCTCTAGGAGAGGATGTGCAATCAATTTATGTGGAGGAGCTTGGTACTACTTTTTCGAGAGAAGAGATACATAAAGTTTTGGTCATTGACATGATGGAGGGTGCAATTGACGTAGATTGGAGAGATTTCTTCCCGTACTTGAAATGGTTTCCTAACAAAAGTTTTGAGATGAAAATCCAGCAAAAGCATATCAGGAGGATGGCATTGATGAATGCCCTGATCAAGGAGCAGATGAAACGAATTGATTCAGGGGAG GAAGTCAATTGTTATCTTGATTACTTGTTATCTGAAGCAAAGACGCTTGCAAAAGAGCAATTAGCAATGTTGCTCTGGGAGACAATTATTGAAACAGCAGATACTACTTTGGTCACAACAGAGTGGGCCATGTATCAGCTTGCTAAAGATCCAACCCGGCAG GATCGTCTCTATCATGAACTGGAAAAGGTTTGTGGTTCTAACAAAGTTAAGGAGGAAAACTTTTCGCAACTCCGATACTTGGATGCCGTTTTCCATGAGACCCTCAGGAAGCACAGTCCAGCTCCTCTAGTTCCTTTAAGATATGTACATGAAGATACCCAAATAGGAGGGTACTATATACCAGCTGGAAGTGAG ATTGCTGTTAACATCTATGGCTGTAACATGGACAAGAATCACTGGGAAAACCCCGAAGAGTGGAATCCTGAGAGGTTTCTTGATAAGAAATACGACCCTTTGGATTTGCACAAGACAATGGCCTTTGGAGCGGGAAAGAGGGCATGCGCAGGTTCTCTTCAGGCGATGTTGCTGGCTTGTGCAGCAATTGGTAGGTTAGTGCAGGAATTTGAGTGGAGACTGAACGATGGAGAAGAGGAGAAAGTTGATACAGTTGGGCTGACCTCTCAGAAGCTGCATCCACTGCTTGCAATCCTAAAACCCAGAAATTAA